From Cellulosimicrobium cellulans, the proteins below share one genomic window:
- a CDS encoding carbohydrate ABC transporter permease, giving the protein MSAPTLAGDPHAAAARRPDRGAPRRTGGMARAKRREAVALVMPSLLPILVLSVAPLVMGVALAFTDARLVRHPDYQFVGVDNFVRLADNSFFWDSFRIGMIWAVSVTLLQLVAAMGLALLLNSGLRLQGLTRVLALIPWAMPPVVVAIMWQMIYSPNAGPLNAFLGALGLPDDINWLADFSTALPAVIVVGVWVGMPQTTVTLLAGLQQIPDELHEAASMDGAGAWRRFTAVTLPSLRPIITSITSLNFIWNFNSFSLVYVLTEGGPGGRTMLPMLFTYLEAFKNRNIGYAAAMGVVLVIVVVLLLAIYLRSQFRSEKES; this is encoded by the coding sequence ATGAGCGCCCCGACCCTCGCGGGCGACCCGCACGCCGCGGCGGCGCGCCGCCCGGACCGGGGCGCCCCGCGCCGGACCGGGGGCATGGCGCGCGCCAAGCGGCGCGAGGCGGTCGCGCTCGTCATGCCGTCGCTCCTGCCGATCCTCGTGCTGAGCGTCGCGCCGCTCGTCATGGGCGTCGCGCTCGCGTTCACGGACGCGCGGCTCGTGCGCCACCCGGACTACCAGTTCGTGGGCGTCGACAACTTCGTACGCCTCGCGGACAACTCGTTCTTCTGGGACTCGTTCCGCATCGGCATGATCTGGGCAGTCTCCGTGACGCTGCTCCAGCTCGTCGCGGCGATGGGCCTGGCGCTCCTGCTGAACTCGGGGCTCCGGCTCCAGGGGCTCACGCGCGTCCTCGCGCTCATCCCGTGGGCCATGCCGCCGGTCGTCGTGGCGATCATGTGGCAGATGATCTACTCGCCCAACGCCGGGCCGCTCAACGCGTTCCTCGGCGCCCTGGGCCTGCCGGACGACATCAACTGGCTCGCGGACTTCTCGACGGCGCTGCCCGCGGTGATCGTCGTCGGGGTGTGGGTCGGGATGCCGCAGACCACCGTGACGCTGCTCGCCGGGCTCCAGCAGATCCCGGACGAGCTCCACGAGGCCGCGTCGATGGACGGCGCGGGCGCGTGGCGCCGCTTCACCGCCGTGACGCTCCCGAGCCTGCGACCGATCATCACGTCGATCACGTCGCTGAACTTCATCTGGAACTTCAACTCGTTCTCGCTGGTCTACGTGCTCACCGAGGGCGGGCCGGGCGGCCGGACCATGCTGCCGATGCTCTTCACCTACCTCGAGGCGTTCAAGAACCGGAACATCGGCTACGCCGCCGCGATGGGCGTCGTGCTCGTCATCGTGGTCGTCCTCCTGCTCGCGATCTACCTGCGGTCGCAGTTCCGCTCCGAGAAGGAGAGCTGA
- a CDS encoding ADP-ribosylglycohydrolase family protein: MTWLDDRAVAVITGAAVGDALGGATEGWTPEQIEERHGGRVTGIVEPWYPNWQDARPIAPYHKGDGHITDDTLMTRALVEVYAKRREHLDAYAMAEDLVPLMIGEPRWIPELESTALLLQRVFLAEKWIVARLHYGHVDPREAGVGNVVNCGAAMYVAPVGLANAGDPRGAYAEAIDLTGAHQSSYGREAAGVFAAMVAASVAPGATVDDVVHAALDVAHDGTAAALQAVVEAFDGWTTAPTTDEEERALARLVRETVAPFDSVGPAYRQMSMDARRPSRTKSIEELPAALGFVLGHRGDFRGAVLGAVNYGRDADSIAVMAGAVCAGLGGTAVVPDEWLDAIEGASRMDIRETGRLMASAAADILRSDRERATSRLRALAELGGASVDGGDLGLHDGAAQPARTGDPA; encoded by the coding sequence GTGACCTGGCTGGACGACCGAGCGGTGGCAGTGATCACCGGAGCGGCGGTGGGGGACGCGCTGGGGGGCGCCACCGAGGGCTGGACCCCCGAGCAGATCGAGGAGCGCCACGGGGGGCGCGTGACGGGGATCGTGGAGCCCTGGTACCCGAACTGGCAGGACGCGCGTCCGATCGCGCCCTACCACAAGGGTGACGGGCACATCACGGACGACACCCTCATGACGCGCGCGCTCGTGGAGGTGTACGCGAAGCGGCGCGAGCACCTCGACGCGTACGCGATGGCCGAGGACCTCGTGCCGCTCATGATCGGCGAGCCGCGCTGGATCCCGGAGCTCGAGTCGACCGCGCTGCTGCTGCAGCGCGTGTTCCTCGCCGAGAAGTGGATCGTCGCGCGCCTGCACTACGGGCACGTGGACCCGCGCGAGGCGGGCGTCGGGAACGTCGTGAACTGCGGCGCCGCGATGTACGTCGCGCCGGTGGGGCTCGCGAACGCGGGCGACCCGCGCGGCGCGTACGCCGAGGCCATCGACCTCACCGGCGCGCACCAGTCGAGCTACGGCCGCGAGGCCGCAGGCGTGTTCGCGGCCATGGTCGCCGCGTCCGTCGCGCCGGGCGCGACGGTCGACGACGTCGTGCACGCCGCGCTCGACGTCGCGCACGACGGCACGGCCGCCGCGCTCCAGGCCGTCGTCGAGGCGTTCGACGGCTGGACGACGGCGCCCACGACCGACGAGGAGGAGCGCGCGCTCGCGCGGCTCGTCCGGGAGACGGTGGCCCCGTTCGACTCGGTCGGGCCTGCGTACCGGCAGATGTCGATGGACGCGCGCCGCCCGTCGCGCACCAAGTCCATCGAGGAGCTGCCCGCGGCGCTCGGCTTCGTGCTGGGGCACCGCGGCGACTTCCGCGGCGCCGTGCTCGGCGCCGTGAACTACGGGCGCGACGCCGACTCGATCGCCGTCATGGCGGGCGCGGTGTGCGCCGGGCTGGGCGGGACCGCCGTCGTGCCGGACGAGTGGCTCGACGCGATCGAGGGGGCGAGCCGCATGGACATCCGGGAGACGGGCCGCCTCATGGCCTCCGCGGCGGCGGACATCCTCCGCTCCGACCGCGAGCGCGCCACGTCGCGCCTGCGCGCGCTCGCCGAGCTCGGCGGCGCGTCCGTGGACGGCGGCGATCTCGGGCTGCACGACGGCGCGGCCCAGCCCGCGCGGACGGGTGACCCGGCGTGA
- a CDS encoding carbohydrate ABC transporter permease, whose translation MRALVRPAQYVALAFYILFLGFPLLWLISASLKSSGELNSLTVSLIPQDFHWENYSQALSRQGLVRSAWNSAIVAVVSTMLVIVIALPASYVLARLRGKIRAAGVGWILVSQVFPVILIILPLFLILRTVGLTDSLVGLTLVHTTYTLPFALWMMQGYVSAIPVDLEEAGSMDGASRFTVLRTIVFPLLMPGVVATAMFSFVSSWNEFFFALVLLQSPENYTLPITLKMFIGGEGKVALGPLAAGSVLAAIPSIVFFSIMQKKLTGGLLSGAVKG comes from the coding sequence GTGCGCGCACTCGTCCGCCCGGCCCAGTACGTGGCCCTGGCGTTCTACATCCTCTTCCTCGGCTTCCCGCTGCTCTGGCTCATCTCGGCGTCGCTCAAGTCGTCGGGCGAGCTCAACTCGCTCACCGTGAGCCTCATCCCGCAGGACTTCCACTGGGAGAACTACTCCCAGGCGCTCTCGCGGCAGGGGCTCGTGCGCTCGGCGTGGAACAGCGCGATCGTCGCGGTCGTCTCGACGATGCTCGTCATCGTCATCGCGCTGCCCGCGTCGTACGTGCTCGCGCGCCTGCGCGGCAAGATCCGCGCGGCGGGCGTCGGCTGGATCCTGGTGAGCCAGGTGTTCCCGGTGATCCTCATCATCCTGCCGCTGTTCCTCATCCTGCGGACCGTCGGGCTCACGGACTCGCTCGTCGGGCTCACGCTCGTCCACACCACGTACACCCTGCCGTTCGCGCTGTGGATGATGCAGGGCTACGTCTCCGCGATCCCGGTCGACCTCGAGGAGGCGGGCTCCATGGACGGCGCGAGCCGGTTCACCGTGCTCCGCACGATCGTCTTCCCGCTGCTCATGCCCGGCGTCGTCGCGACGGCCATGTTCAGCTTCGTCTCCTCGTGGAACGAGTTCTTCTTCGCGCTCGTCCTGCTCCAGTCGCCCGAGAACTACACGCTGCCCATCACGCTGAAGATGTTCATCGGCGGCGAGGGCAAGGTGGCGCTCGGTCCGCTCGCCGCGGGCTCGGTGCTCGCGGCCATCCCCAGCATCGTCTTCTTCTCGATCATGCAGAAGAAGCTCACCGGCGGTCTGCTGTCCGGCGCCGTGAAGGGGTGA
- a CDS encoding ABC transporter substrate-binding protein, whose protein sequence is MKTRGASIAACLTITTLLVASCSSGGGSGDDGADGGPVTLKFQSLSDQPAAIEATEKIVADWNEANPDVQVEIVPAGWDGIYDKLITQFNGGAAPDIIHYEAASIVPFAVDGYLADLSEYMSDEKRADIPEGILDSVTVDDQVIAYPTELQSYMVFANKTMLEAAGVEIPTGETMTWDELREISKATTKDGAYGLGWGLASPTAAFMAMAPGFGGQYFEGTGADASITIGEGEMALPKLVDEMAHTDNTVLPVTLTQSGSETLASFYAGQVAMTIQGSFQAANIANDAPEGFDWVVLPPLEGPDGAEQAANPQTLSVNIDSEHVEESAEFIEFFTDTENLAALNEADALIPATTSAQEAMAASLGDENGWSTILSSGQFLTSAPYLFVDAYAQWKDTVATPAYQKFLAQEIDADQLATELEAGWDEITK, encoded by the coding sequence ATGAAGACTCGTGGTGCGTCCATCGCCGCATGCCTCACGATCACGACCCTGCTCGTCGCCTCCTGCTCGAGCGGGGGCGGCAGCGGGGACGACGGCGCCGACGGCGGCCCGGTCACGCTGAAGTTCCAGTCGCTGTCCGACCAGCCGGCCGCGATCGAGGCGACCGAGAAGATCGTCGCGGACTGGAACGAGGCCAACCCCGACGTCCAGGTCGAGATCGTGCCCGCGGGCTGGGACGGGATCTACGACAAGCTCATCACGCAGTTCAACGGCGGCGCCGCGCCGGACATCATCCACTACGAGGCCGCGAGCATCGTGCCGTTCGCCGTGGACGGCTACCTGGCCGACCTGTCGGAGTACATGTCGGACGAGAAGCGCGCCGACATCCCCGAGGGCATCCTCGACTCCGTGACGGTGGACGACCAGGTCATCGCGTACCCGACCGAGCTGCAGTCCTACATGGTGTTCGCCAACAAGACGATGCTCGAGGCCGCCGGCGTCGAGATCCCGACCGGCGAGACCATGACGTGGGACGAGCTGCGCGAGATCTCGAAGGCCACGACGAAGGACGGCGCGTACGGGCTCGGGTGGGGGCTCGCGAGCCCGACGGCCGCGTTCATGGCGATGGCCCCCGGCTTCGGCGGCCAGTACTTCGAGGGCACCGGGGCCGACGCGAGCATCACCATCGGCGAGGGCGAGATGGCCCTGCCGAAGCTCGTCGACGAGATGGCCCACACCGACAACACGGTGCTGCCGGTCACCCTCACGCAGTCCGGCTCGGAGACGCTCGCGTCGTTCTACGCGGGCCAGGTCGCCATGACGATCCAGGGCTCGTTCCAGGCCGCGAACATCGCCAACGACGCGCCCGAGGGCTTCGACTGGGTCGTGCTGCCCCCGCTCGAGGGCCCCGACGGCGCCGAGCAGGCCGCCAACCCGCAGACGCTGTCGGTGAACATCGACTCCGAGCACGTCGAGGAGTCCGCGGAGTTCATCGAGTTCTTCACCGACACGGAGAACCTTGCCGCGCTCAACGAGGCGGACGCGCTCATCCCGGCCACGACGTCGGCCCAGGAGGCCATGGCGGCGTCGCTCGGCGACGAGAACGGCTGGTCGACGATCCTCTCGTCCGGCCAGTTCCTCACGTCCGCGCCGTACCTGTTCGTCGACGCGTACGCGCAGTGGAAGGACACGGTCGCGACGCCGGCGTACCAGAAGTTCCTCGCCCAGGAGATCGACGCCGACCAGCTCGCGACCGAGCTCGAGGCCGGCTGGGACGAGATCACCAAGTAG
- a CDS encoding NADPH-dependent FMN reductase, translating to MTSTPRLAVLVGSTRTGRNSEGVARWVLDRAVQRTDATFELVDLADHPLPHLDEALPPRLQQYENPLVWEWSRVIDGFDGYVVVTPEYNHAPPAVLKNALDWLYHEWADKAVGFVGYGAQGGTRAVEQLRLVAGELQLADVRTQVGLSLYDDFEEFRTFAPRERHLRDLDATLDEVVAWSRALATVRESKAVAAA from the coding sequence ATGACCTCGACCCCGCGCCTCGCGGTCCTCGTCGGGAGCACGCGCACCGGGCGCAACAGCGAGGGCGTCGCGCGCTGGGTGCTCGACCGCGCCGTGCAGCGCACCGACGCGACGTTCGAGCTCGTCGACCTCGCCGACCACCCGCTGCCCCACCTCGACGAGGCGCTCCCGCCGCGCCTGCAGCAGTACGAGAACCCGCTCGTGTGGGAGTGGTCGCGCGTGATCGACGGCTTCGACGGCTACGTCGTCGTGACGCCCGAGTACAACCACGCACCGCCCGCCGTGCTGAAGAACGCCCTCGACTGGCTGTACCACGAGTGGGCCGACAAGGCCGTGGGCTTCGTCGGCTACGGCGCGCAGGGCGGCACGCGCGCCGTCGAGCAGCTGCGCCTCGTCGCGGGCGAGCTGCAGCTCGCCGACGTCCGCACCCAGGTCGGGCTGTCGCTCTACGACGACTTCGAGGAGTTCCGGACCTTCGCGCCGCGCGAGCGCCACCTGCGCGACCTCGACGCGACCCTCGACGAGGTCGTCGCCTGGTCGCGCGCCCTCGCGACCGTGCGCGAGAGCAAGGCCGTCGCCGCCGCCTGA
- a CDS encoding YchJ family protein, producing the protein MTTADDARCPCLSGDAYGACCGRYHAGLRPGPDGSHAPTAEALMRSRYSAFAVGDARYLRATWHASTRPSDLDLDDDLEWRRLDVVRTEAGGPFDATGVVEFVAHHRSRTDRADRGRLHEVSRFVREGDRWYYVDGTVG; encoded by the coding sequence GTGACCACGGCCGACGACGCGCGGTGCCCGTGCCTGTCTGGCGACGCCTACGGGGCGTGCTGCGGCCGCTACCACGCAGGCCTGCGGCCCGGTCCGGACGGCTCGCACGCACCGACCGCGGAGGCGCTCATGCGCTCGCGCTACAGCGCGTTCGCCGTCGGCGACGCCCGCTACCTGCGTGCGACCTGGCACGCGTCCACCCGGCCGTCCGACCTCGACCTCGACGACGACCTCGAGTGGCGCCGCCTCGACGTGGTGCGCACGGAGGCCGGCGGCCCGTTCGACGCCACGGGCGTCGTCGAGTTCGTCGCGCACCACCGGTCGCGCACGGACCGCGCGGACCGCGGCCGCCTCCACGAGGTCAGCCGGTTCGTGCGCGAGGGCGACCGGTGGTACTACGTCGACGGGACCGTGGGCTGA
- a CDS encoding LacI family DNA-binding transcriptional regulator, whose translation MTSSRATLIQVAQRAGVSLASTSRALHGTGASPAMVERVRAAATELGYSPDAIGRSLRLKKTFQVAFAVADIGNPVYVEMMTAIHEVLAPHGYRVVVMTTGDTTRSTVELVRSLSSGFVDAMILSPLRTDDELVEEIRQAPVPVVVIGRTLADRGIDSVSTDSAGGIGEAVRHLLGLGRRRLAFLNGPLDTTPGEARQRGFDAATHADDFTGERADAVVAADFTVAAGLAATRALLDGSDDGARPDAIVAANDLLAIGAIRAVRERGLSVPEDVAVTGMDDTEIGRVFQPSLTSVSLGSTERGRIAAELVVDLVDGDAQAGRHTAVGPRLVVRESTAAPAATPEAGGQRAAGDAVEHEVPVDAAGGGSR comes from the coding sequence GTGACGTCATCACGCGCCACGCTGATCCAGGTGGCACAGCGGGCCGGGGTCTCCCTGGCCTCGACCTCCCGCGCCCTGCACGGGACGGGCGCGAGCCCCGCGATGGTCGAGCGCGTGCGCGCCGCGGCCACGGAGCTCGGCTACAGCCCGGACGCGATCGGGCGCTCGCTGCGCCTGAAGAAGACGTTCCAGGTCGCGTTCGCCGTCGCCGACATCGGCAACCCCGTCTACGTCGAGATGATGACCGCGATCCACGAGGTCCTCGCGCCGCACGGGTACCGCGTCGTCGTCATGACGACGGGGGACACCACGCGGTCCACCGTCGAGCTCGTGCGCAGCCTGTCGAGCGGGTTCGTCGACGCCATGATCCTCAGCCCGCTGCGCACCGACGACGAGCTCGTCGAGGAGATCCGGCAGGCGCCGGTCCCGGTCGTCGTCATCGGCCGCACCCTGGCCGACCGCGGCATCGACTCCGTGTCCACCGACTCGGCGGGCGGCATCGGCGAGGCCGTGCGTCACCTGCTCGGCCTCGGCCGCCGTCGGCTCGCGTTCCTCAACGGCCCGCTCGACACGACGCCCGGCGAGGCGCGCCAGCGCGGCTTCGACGCCGCGACGCACGCGGACGACTTCACGGGCGAGCGCGCCGACGCCGTCGTCGCGGCGGACTTCACCGTCGCGGCCGGCCTGGCGGCCACGCGAGCGCTCCTCGACGGGTCCGACGACGGCGCTCGACCTGACGCGATCGTCGCGGCCAACGACCTGCTCGCCATCGGCGCGATCCGGGCCGTGCGCGAGCGCGGGCTGTCGGTCCCCGAGGACGTCGCGGTGACCGGCATGGACGACACCGAGATTGGCCGCGTGTTCCAGCCCAGCCTCACGAGCGTCTCGCTCGGCTCGACCGAGCGTGGGCGGATCGCCGCGGAGCTCGTCGTCGACCTCGTGGACGGTGACGCCCAGGCCGGGCGGCACACGGCCGTCGGGCCGCGCCTCGTCGTGCGCGAGTCGACCGCCGCCCCGGCCGCGACTCCCGAGGCGGGGGGGCAGCGCGCGGCGGGCGACGCCGTCGAGCACGAGGTGCCCGTCGACGCCGCGGGAGGGGGTTCTCGATGA
- a CDS encoding DUF305 domain-containing protein, with product MQSFPSRNAVPAGGARALTCGAVVLGLALGASACTPDPDPTSTPSSVVVQPGRPGEEATTVAPEDYAAAPEADSWNQADAAFVTGMIEHHLQALEIAALAPDRAGSDAVRSFAERVTAAQGPEVHALASWLQARDLAVPEGAEDVGGTGPRAPEGSGHEHGDGVSGMLTDEQLAAIEGASGAEFDRLFLEGMIQHHEGALAMVDVVLVEGQDLFANEIAAETAAGQGGEIDRMRDLLAAL from the coding sequence GTGCAGAGTTTTCCCAGCCGTAACGCAGTCCCGGCCGGCGGCGCACGCGCCCTGACCTGCGGCGCCGTCGTGCTCGGGCTCGCGCTCGGCGCCTCGGCGTGCACGCCGGACCCCGACCCGACCTCGACGCCGTCGAGCGTCGTCGTGCAGCCCGGCCGGCCGGGGGAGGAGGCGACGACGGTCGCGCCCGAGGACTACGCGGCCGCGCCCGAGGCGGACTCCTGGAACCAGGCCGACGCCGCGTTCGTGACCGGGATGATCGAGCACCACCTCCAGGCGCTGGAGATCGCGGCGCTCGCGCCGGACCGCGCGGGGTCCGACGCCGTCCGGTCGTTCGCGGAGCGCGTCACCGCCGCGCAGGGCCCCGAGGTCCACGCGCTCGCGTCGTGGCTCCAGGCCCGCGACCTCGCCGTCCCGGAGGGCGCGGAGGACGTCGGCGGCACGGGCCCGCGCGCGCCCGAGGGGTCGGGGCACGAGCACGGTGACGGCGTCTCCGGGATGCTCACGGACGAGCAGCTCGCCGCGATCGAGGGCGCGAGCGGAGCGGAGTTCGACCGCCTCTTCCTCGAGGGGATGATCCAGCACCACGAGGGCGCTCTCGCCATGGTCGACGTCGTGCTCGTCGAGGGTCAGGACCTCTTCGCGAACGAGATCGCGGCCGAGACCGCGGCCGGCCAGGGCGGCGAGATCGACCGCATGCGCGACCTTCTCGCCGCCCTCTGA
- a CDS encoding MarR family winged helix-turn-helix transcriptional regulator, whose amino-acid sequence MAGHPILDDAERDAWDAYVTMRKALDRVLAAGMRDDGDLSEAEFQALSALHAATDRALRTGELAAELCWERSRVSHLTRRMADRGLVERTECADDARGTWIVLTNPGRRALLRTVRGHTELLREVVFEPLGPEGLARLEAVSRTIADAVERSGRVPGAECAAAAESDRRRAAS is encoded by the coding sequence ATGGCGGGACACCCGATCCTCGACGACGCCGAGCGCGACGCGTGGGACGCCTACGTGACGATGCGCAAGGCCCTCGACCGCGTGCTGGCCGCCGGGATGCGCGACGACGGCGACCTGTCCGAGGCCGAGTTCCAGGCGCTCTCGGCGCTGCACGCCGCGACGGACCGTGCGCTCCGCACGGGCGAGCTCGCCGCCGAGCTCTGCTGGGAGCGCAGCCGCGTCTCGCACCTCACGCGCCGCATGGCCGACCGCGGTCTCGTCGAGCGGACCGAGTGCGCCGACGACGCGCGCGGCACGTGGATCGTCCTGACGAACCCGGGCCGGCGCGCGCTCCTGCGCACCGTGCGCGGGCACACCGAGCTGCTGCGCGAGGTCGTGTTCGAGCCCCTCGGCCCCGAGGGGCTGGCCCGTCTCGAGGCGGTGTCGCGCACCATCGCGGACGCGGTGGAGCGCTCGGGCCGGGTGCCCGGGGCGGAGTGCGCCGCGGCCGCTGAGTCGGACCGGCGGCGGGCCGCGTCGTGA
- a CDS encoding glycoside hydrolase family 19 protein — translation MHTRAPASSSPAASAAVAQRPASRPLALLLAVLLVLVGALSWAVAGPAQQAHAATCAPAWSSGTVYLGGAVVSHGGQNWKAGWWTQGETPGTTGEWGVWRTQGACGGGGTDPGNPGNPSGFVVSEAQFNQMFPNRNAFYSYQGLVDALSAYPGFATTGGTEVAKREAAAFLANVNHETGGLVYIKEINTANYPHYCDYSQPYGCPAGQSAYYGKGPVQLSWNYNYKAAGDALGIDLLNNPYLVEQNSAVAWKTGLWFWNTQSGAGSMSGHQAIVSGAGFGESIRSINGSIECNGGNPAQVQSRVTAFQRFAQILGTTTGANLYC, via the coding sequence ATGCACACCCGAGCTCCGGCGTCGTCCTCCCCCGCGGCGTCCGCCGCGGTCGCCCAGCGGCCCGCGTCCCGTCCCCTCGCCCTGCTCCTCGCCGTTCTCCTCGTGCTCGTGGGAGCGCTCTCGTGGGCCGTCGCCGGCCCGGCGCAGCAGGCGCACGCCGCGACCTGCGCCCCCGCGTGGAGCTCCGGCACGGTCTACCTCGGCGGCGCGGTCGTGTCGCACGGCGGCCAGAACTGGAAGGCCGGCTGGTGGACCCAGGGCGAGACGCCCGGCACCACCGGCGAGTGGGGCGTCTGGCGCACCCAGGGCGCGTGCGGAGGCGGCGGGACCGACCCGGGCAACCCCGGGAACCCGAGCGGCTTCGTCGTCTCCGAGGCCCAGTTCAACCAGATGTTCCCGAACCGGAACGCGTTCTACTCCTACCAGGGCCTCGTCGACGCGCTGTCGGCCTACCCGGGCTTCGCGACGACGGGTGGCACCGAGGTCGCCAAGCGCGAGGCCGCGGCGTTCCTCGCGAACGTCAACCACGAGACCGGCGGGCTCGTCTACATCAAGGAGATCAACACCGCGAACTACCCGCACTACTGCGACTACTCCCAGCCGTACGGCTGCCCCGCGGGCCAGAGCGCGTACTACGGCAAGGGCCCGGTCCAGCTGAGCTGGAACTACAACTACAAGGCCGCCGGCGACGCCCTCGGCATCGACCTGCTCAACAACCCGTACCTCGTGGAGCAGAACTCGGCCGTGGCCTGGAAGACCGGCCTCTGGTTCTGGAACACGCAGTCCGGCGCGGGCTCGATGTCCGGGCACCAGGCGATCGTCTCCGGCGCGGGCTTCGGCGAGTCGATCCGCTCGATCAACGGCTCGATCGAGTGCAACGGCGGCAACCCGGCGCAGGTCCAGTCGCGCGTCACCGCGTTCCAGCGCTTCGCGCAGATCCTCGGCACGACGACGGGCGCGAACCTCTACTGCTGA
- a CDS encoding carbohydrate-binding protein, which produces MHRTTHGQTRRQRRRVLLASSMAATLAVSSLAVASSAAAEPSDGSPEAVAALTEQAAGSLADLPAQRLAPLAQATDVLAPGEVAGSPNLTHVANIPKNGEFAPEGQYSSDLAFQGRYAFAGNYGGFTVYDVANPTAPQQVAQVVCPGSQNDISVYGDLLVLSTDSSRSNDSCDNVAQSATVKDSWEGVKVFDISDPTSPQYVSSVETQCGSHTHSLAPSKDGEELFVYVSSYSPNAAFPDCQPPHDLISVVQIPLDDPAAAELVSTPVLFPEGGNPGGNGSSTTSGCHDITTYPSKDLAAGACMGDGILMDISDRAHPVVTEVVRDTTNFAFWHSATFNNAGTKVVFTDELGGGGAPTCNPTVGPEKGADAIYDIVGGELVFKSYYKIEREQAATENCVAHNGSLIPVPGRDIMVQAWYQGGISVWDFTDSANPVEIAWFDRGPLSAERLILGGSWSAYWYNGAIISNDIQQGLDVLLLDDPITNAAKTVVTDELNPQAQPTYAEPPAWSKSATYTGGSTVTYGGAVWRAQWWTKGQTPGDPWGPWEEIAGVDADGVGVWKPSRVYVKGDSVTYEGTTYTAKWWTRNQAPGDRWGPWAAQD; this is translated from the coding sequence GTGCATCGAACGACGCACGGGCAGACGCGCCGGCAACGACGCCGGGTCCTGCTCGCCTCGTCCATGGCGGCCACCCTTGCCGTCTCCTCGCTCGCCGTCGCCTCGTCGGCAGCCGCCGAACCGTCCGACGGCTCTCCCGAGGCGGTGGCCGCGCTCACCGAGCAGGCCGCCGGCTCGCTCGCGGACCTTCCCGCCCAGCGCCTCGCCCCCCTCGCCCAGGCCACCGACGTCCTGGCGCCCGGGGAGGTCGCCGGCAGCCCCAACCTGACCCATGTCGCGAACATCCCGAAGAACGGCGAGTTCGCGCCCGAGGGCCAGTACAGCAGCGACCTCGCGTTCCAGGGCCGCTACGCCTTCGCCGGCAACTACGGCGGGTTCACGGTGTACGACGTCGCGAACCCCACCGCCCCCCAGCAGGTCGCGCAGGTGGTCTGCCCGGGTTCGCAGAACGACATCTCGGTCTACGGGGACCTGCTCGTCCTCAGCACCGACTCGTCGCGCAGCAACGACTCGTGCGACAACGTCGCGCAGAGCGCCACGGTCAAGGACTCGTGGGAGGGCGTCAAGGTCTTCGACATCTCCGACCCGACGTCGCCGCAGTACGTGTCGTCGGTCGAGACGCAGTGCGGCTCCCACACGCACTCCCTCGCGCCGTCGAAGGACGGGGAGGAGCTGTTCGTCTACGTCTCGTCGTACAGCCCCAACGCGGCGTTCCCCGACTGCCAGCCGCCGCACGACCTCATCTCGGTCGTGCAGATCCCGCTCGACGACCCCGCCGCGGCGGAGCTCGTCTCCACGCCCGTGCTCTTCCCGGAGGGCGGCAACCCGGGCGGCAACGGCTCGAGCACGACGTCGGGCTGCCACGACATCACGACCTACCCGTCGAAGGACCTCGCGGCGGGCGCGTGCATGGGCGACGGCATCCTCATGGACATCTCCGACCGCGCGCACCCGGTGGTCACCGAGGTCGTCCGCGACACGACGAACTTCGCCTTCTGGCACTCGGCGACGTTCAACAACGCCGGCACCAAGGTCGTCTTCACCGACGAGCTCGGCGGCGGCGGCGCACCCACGTGCAACCCGACGGTCGGGCCCGAGAAGGGCGCGGACGCGATCTACGACATCGTGGGCGGCGAGCTCGTCTTCAAGAGCTACTACAAGATCGAGCGGGAGCAGGCGGCGACGGAGAACTGCGTCGCGCACAACGGCTCGCTCATCCCCGTCCCGGGCCGCGACATCATGGTCCAGGCCTGGTACCAGGGCGGCATCTCCGTGTGGGACTTCACGGACTCGGCGAACCCGGTCGAGATCGCGTGGTTCGACCGCGGCCCGCTCTCCGCGGAGCGGCTGATCCTCGGCGGCTCGTGGTCGGCGTACTGGTACAACGGCGCGATCATCTCGAACGACATCCAGCAGGGGCTCGACGTCCTGCTGCTCGACGATCCGATCACCAACGCGGCGAAGACGGTCGTCACGGACGAGCTCAACCCGCAGGCCCAGCCGACCTACGCCGAGCCGCCGGCCTGGTCCAAGAGCGCCACCTACACCGGCGGGTCCACCGTCACCTACGGCGGCGCCGTCTGGCGGGCCCAGTGGTGGACCAAGGGCCAGACACCCGGTGACCCGTGGGGCCCGTGGGAGGAGATCGCGGGCGTCGACGCGGACGGGGTCGGCGTGTGGAAGCCGAGCCGCGTCTACGTCAAGGGCGACAGCGTGACCTACGAGGGGACGACGTACACCGCGAAGTGGTGGACGCGGAACCAGGCGCCCGGCGACCGCTGGGGCCCGTGGGCCGCGCAGGACTGA